A single window of Modestobacter italicus DNA harbors:
- a CDS encoding class II aldolase/adducin family protein, producing the protein MTAVWDPSLVSAELLALTRSLGEQERGLVILAEGNTSQRLPDGRVVVKASGSNMRTATAEDFVVVDVDPLVELMRSASASQADLTAALDAGEHDGRRRRASIETLVHVAAQALAPTAFVGHTHPTAVVGLLASVHGPTAWERHVYSDEAVVIGRPLYVPYATPGIDLGRVYLRALEEHVARHGELPTLVLLGNHGIVVNAPGPAGVHAASEMAVKGAQVRVAAYSVGGVVPLETASVEKFFAREDVIERRARLGGGSPA; encoded by the coding sequence GTGACCGCGGTCTGGGACCCGTCGCTGGTCAGCGCCGAGCTGCTCGCCCTCACCCGCTCGCTGGGCGAGCAGGAGCGGGGGCTGGTCATCCTGGCCGAGGGCAACACCTCGCAACGGCTGCCCGACGGCCGGGTGGTGGTCAAGGCCTCCGGGTCGAACATGCGGACGGCGACCGCGGAGGACTTCGTCGTCGTCGACGTCGACCCGCTGGTGGAGCTGATGCGGTCGGCCTCCGCCAGCCAGGCCGACCTGACCGCGGCGCTGGACGCCGGCGAGCACGACGGCCGGCGCCGGCGGGCCTCCATCGAGACCCTGGTGCACGTGGCCGCGCAGGCGCTGGCACCCACCGCCTTCGTCGGCCACACGCACCCCACGGCGGTGGTGGGGCTGCTGGCCAGCGTGCACGGGCCGACGGCGTGGGAGCGGCACGTGTACTCGGACGAGGCGGTGGTCATCGGCCGGCCGCTGTACGTGCCGTACGCGACCCCGGGGATCGACCTGGGCCGGGTCTACCTGCGGGCGCTGGAGGAGCACGTGGCCCGGCACGGCGAGCTGCCCACCCTGGTGCTGCTGGGCAACCACGGCATCGTGGTCAACGCCCCCGGCCCCGCGGGGGTGCACGCGGCCTCGGAGATGGCGGTCAAGGGCGCCCAGGTTCGCGTGGCCGCGTACTCGGTGGGCGGCGTCGTGCCGCTGGAGACCGCGTCGGTGGAGAAGTTCTTCGCCCGGGAGGACGTCATCGAGCGCCGGGCCCGCCTGGGCGGGGGCAGCCCGGCGTGA
- a CDS encoding HAD family hydrolase: MTLPADLRAVFLDVGGPVYDDGNFVAAVVRALDDLRAEQGRGPVDRAAVSRVYDAVRARQGGSLRTALATELLGDAGLRGPLHERTRRYWTHPPGTLYPDVLPLLRALSGRVVVGVLANQEAPVVDALTRDGVAPFVDVWGISALVGHEKPSPELFTWCLDRAGCAAGQAVHVGNRLDTDVRPAAALGLGTVWVLRGEAPDSPTPEQLAEPDLAVPDLTGLAEVLLPRVAGGTGA; encoded by the coding sequence ATGACGCTGCCCGCCGACCTGCGGGCGGTGTTCCTCGACGTCGGCGGGCCCGTCTACGACGACGGCAACTTCGTCGCCGCCGTCGTGCGGGCGCTGGACGACCTGCGCGCCGAGCAGGGCCGCGGCCCGGTCGACCGGGCCGCGGTCTCCCGGGTGTACGACGCCGTCCGCGCCCGGCAGGGCGGCTCGCTGCGCACCGCGCTGGCCACCGAGCTGCTCGGGGACGCCGGGCTCCGGGGGCCGCTGCACGAGCGGACCCGCCGCTACTGGACCCACCCGCCGGGCACGCTGTACCCCGACGTGCTGCCGCTGCTCCGTGCGCTGTCCGGTCGGGTGGTCGTCGGGGTGCTCGCCAACCAGGAGGCGCCCGTCGTCGACGCGCTGACCCGGGACGGCGTCGCCCCGTTCGTCGACGTGTGGGGCATCTCGGCGCTGGTCGGCCACGAGAAGCCCAGCCCCGAGCTGTTCACCTGGTGCCTGGACCGGGCCGGCTGCGCGGCCGGGCAGGCCGTGCACGTCGGCAACCGGCTGGACACCGACGTGCGCCCGGCCGCGGCGCTGGGCCTGGGCACCGTGTGGGTGCTGCGCGGCGAGGCGCCGGACTCCCCCACGCCCGAGCAGCTCGCCGAGCCCGACCTGGCCGTGCCCGACCTCACCGGGCTGGCCGAGGTGCTGCTCCCCCGGGTCGCCGGCGGTACCGGGGCGTGA
- a CDS encoding FGGY-family carbohydrate kinase has product MTADGELVLGVDLATAAVRVLAVDVATGAVAACAELPLPAPTSPRPGELEQPPAHAAAVRTAVRRLAADLGPRAAAVRALSVTATSGSVLAADAEGAPTGPVLLYADQRGAAQAARVSAATGQPVGAAGTLARLAWLAEQHPAAGLRLLHVPDVVVADLTGRLVTDTSHALKAGIAPAAARWPAELLAAAGVPAGALPPLVHPGTVVGSLRPDVAADLGLPPQVQVVAGMTDGCTAQVAAGAVAPGQSTGVLGTTLVLKGVSATEVTGFDGAVYSHLGPDGLWWPGGASNCGAGVLDPAADLAAADAAAAGRGPSPLTAYPLPGTGERFPFARPDATGFLLGAAAEVDPLDRHRALLDGVAYVERLGLERLAALGVASADHRVVGGGTRSRVWTTIRASVLGRPVTRPAQPASAFGAALLAAAAWTGSTLAVTTGRAVRPAEVVDPDPAQVDALEEGYQRLLAELRRRGWLDDRPAGH; this is encoded by the coding sequence GTGACCGCCGACGGCGAGCTGGTGCTGGGCGTCGACCTCGCCACCGCGGCCGTCCGGGTGCTCGCCGTGGACGTCGCCACCGGGGCGGTCGCCGCCTGCGCCGAGCTGCCGCTGCCCGCCCCGACCTCCCCCCGGCCCGGGGAGCTGGAGCAGCCGCCGGCGCACGCCGCCGCGGTGCGCACCGCCGTCCGGCGGCTGGCCGCCGACCTCGGCCCCCGCGCCGCCGCCGTCCGGGCGCTGTCGGTCACCGCCACCTCGGGCAGCGTGCTCGCCGCCGATGCCGAAGGCGCACCCACCGGCCCGGTGCTGCTCTACGCCGACCAGCGGGGCGCCGCGCAGGCCGCCCGGGTCAGCGCGGCCACCGGGCAGCCGGTCGGCGCGGCCGGCACCCTCGCCCGGCTGGCCTGGCTGGCCGAGCAGCACCCCGCCGCCGGGCTCCGGCTGCTGCACGTCCCGGACGTCGTCGTGGCCGACCTGACCGGGCGGCTGGTCACCGACACCTCGCACGCCCTCAAGGCCGGCATCGCGCCCGCGGCGGCCCGGTGGCCCGCGGAGCTGCTGGCCGCGGCCGGGGTCCCCGCCGGGGCGCTGCCGCCGCTGGTGCACCCCGGCACGGTCGTCGGGTCGCTGCGCCCGGACGTCGCGGCCGACCTCGGCCTGCCGCCGCAGGTCCAGGTGGTCGCCGGCATGACCGACGGGTGCACCGCGCAGGTCGCCGCCGGCGCCGTCGCGCCCGGGCAGAGCACCGGCGTGCTGGGCACCACGCTGGTGCTCAAGGGCGTGTCGGCCACCGAGGTCACCGGGTTCGACGGCGCGGTCTACTCCCACCTGGGCCCCGACGGGCTCTGGTGGCCCGGCGGCGCCTCCAACTGCGGCGCCGGCGTCCTCGACCCCGCGGCCGACCTCGCGGCAGCCGACGCGGCCGCGGCCGGGCGCGGCCCCTCGCCGCTGACGGCCTACCCGCTGCCCGGCACCGGGGAGCGGTTCCCGTTCGCCCGGCCCGACGCCACCGGCTTCCTGCTCGGCGCCGCCGCCGAGGTGGACCCGCTGGACCGGCACCGGGCCCTGCTCGACGGCGTCGCGTACGTCGAGCGGCTCGGGCTGGAGCGTCTCGCCGCCCTCGGGGTGGCCTCGGCCGACCACCGGGTGGTGGGCGGCGGCACCCGGTCGCGGGTGTGGACCACGATCCGGGCCAGCGTGCTCGGCCGCCCGGTCACCCGCCCCGCGCAGCCCGCGAGCGCCTTCGGCGCCGCGCTGCTGGCCGCCGCCGCCTGGACCGGCAGCACCCTCGCCGTGACGACCGGCCGCGCGGTGCGCCCGGCCGAGGTCGTCGACCCCGATCCCGCGCAGGTCGACGCCCTCGAGGAGGGCTACCAGCGGCTGCTGGCCGAGCTGCGCCGACGGGGCTGGCTGGACGACCGTCCGGCCGGCCACTGA
- a CDS encoding sugar phosphate isomerase/epimerase family protein: protein MAVTHGVHALVWTGGWSRDEAERAIASSAEAGYDLIEIAPIDPTGFDGDMTAQLLQQYGLQVSASLGLSDDTDVSSEDPDVVARGRERLATALGVLRDSGGTTLCGVLYSKLGKYSAPATERGRANSQETIAWLADKAAESGITLALEFCNRYETNVINTTQETLDFIAAVDRPNVMAHLDTYHMNIEEHSFTEAVRAAAAAGRLGYVHVGESHRGALGTGSIPWTEFFTALDEVDYSGIVTFESFSSEVVHRTLSNDLAIWRNLWTDNRTLARDALAFTKAGLAEAAARRGQAPA from the coding sequence ATGGCTGTCACCCACGGCGTCCACGCCCTGGTCTGGACCGGGGGCTGGTCCCGGGACGAGGCCGAGCGGGCCATCGCGTCCAGCGCGGAGGCCGGCTACGACCTGATCGAGATCGCCCCGATCGACCCGACCGGGTTCGACGGGGACATGACCGCGCAGCTGCTGCAGCAGTACGGGCTGCAGGTGAGCGCCTCGCTGGGGCTCAGCGACGACACCGACGTCTCCAGCGAGGACCCGGACGTCGTGGCCCGCGGCCGGGAGCGGCTGGCGACCGCCCTCGGCGTGCTGCGCGACAGCGGCGGCACGACCCTGTGCGGCGTCCTGTACTCGAAGCTCGGCAAGTACTCCGCGCCGGCCACCGAGCGGGGCCGGGCCAACTCGCAGGAGACGATCGCCTGGCTGGCCGACAAGGCCGCCGAGTCCGGCATCACGCTGGCGCTGGAGTTCTGCAACCGGTACGAGACCAACGTCATCAACACCACGCAGGAGACGCTGGACTTCATCGCGGCGGTGGACCGGCCCAACGTGATGGCCCACCTGGACACGTACCACATGAACATCGAGGAGCACTCGTTCACCGAGGCGGTCCGCGCCGCCGCAGCGGCCGGGCGGCTCGGGTACGTGCACGTCGGGGAGTCGCACCGCGGCGCCCTGGGCACCGGGTCGATCCCCTGGACGGAGTTCTTCACCGCCCTCGACGAGGTCGACTACTCCGGGATCGTCACGTTCGAGTCGTTCTCCTCCGAGGTCGTGCACCGCACGCTCTCCAACGACCTGGCGATCTGGCGCAACCTGTGGACCGACAACCGGACCCTGGCCCGGGACGCGCTGGCCTTCACGAAGGCCGGCCTGGCCGAGGCGGCCGCCCGGCGCGGCCAGGCCCCGGCCTAG
- a CDS encoding IS481 family transposase — MSHGNARLTVHGRKLIVDRHAAGWKQAHIAAAMGISRKCVKTWITRYDAEGEAGLADRSSRPHTTPTRTPVQVEDRIIELRGRERRGPDWLGAELGVPARTVSRVLVRRGQPRLCALDPLTGQMIRSSKQTAVRYERSRPGELVHMDVKKLGRIPDGGGWRSLGRAARETTRDRTSKLGYDYVHSLVDDYSRLAYSEVLPDEKGSTCAGFLTRAAGYFAAHGINRIERVMTDNAWAYKYSLTGVCAQLGARQKFIRPHCPWQNGKVERLNRTLATEWAYRQVFTSNDQRAAALAPWIEHYNTRRRHSALGGLPPISRLAPT, encoded by the coding sequence ATGTCTCACGGTAATGCCCGCCTGACCGTCCACGGCCGCAAGTTGATCGTCGACCGGCATGCCGCCGGCTGGAAGCAGGCGCACATCGCCGCGGCGATGGGTATCTCACGCAAGTGCGTGAAGACGTGGATCACCCGCTACGACGCCGAGGGCGAGGCCGGGCTGGCCGACCGGTCCAGCCGCCCGCACACCACCCCAACCCGCACTCCGGTGCAGGTCGAGGACCGCATCATCGAACTACGCGGCCGTGAGCGCCGGGGACCTGACTGGCTCGGCGCCGAGCTGGGCGTGCCAGCCCGCACCGTGTCCCGGGTCTTGGTCCGCCGCGGGCAACCCCGGCTGTGCGCCCTGGACCCGCTCACCGGGCAGATGATCCGCTCCTCCAAGCAGACCGCGGTCCGCTATGAGCGATCCCGGCCCGGCGAGCTGGTGCACATGGACGTCAAGAAGCTCGGACGCATCCCCGACGGCGGGGGCTGGCGTTCGCTGGGCCGGGCCGCGCGGGAGACCACCCGGGACCGCACCAGCAAGCTCGGTTATGACTACGTGCACTCACTCGTCGATGACTACTCCCGGCTGGCCTACTCCGAGGTGCTCCCCGACGAGAAGGGCAGCACCTGCGCCGGCTTCCTGACCCGGGCCGCGGGCTACTTCGCCGCTCATGGCATCAACCGGATCGAACGGGTGATGACCGACAACGCCTGGGCCTACAAGTACTCACTCACAGGCGTCTGCGCCCAGCTCGGGGCCCGACAGAAGTTCATCCGCCCGCACTGCCCGTGGCAGAACGGGAAGGTCGAGCGACTCAACCGCACCCTGGCTACCGAGTGGGCCTACCGGCAGGTCTTCACCAGCAACGACCAACGCGCCGCTGCCCTTGCTCCCTGGATCGAGCACTACAACACTCGACGCCGCCACTCAGCACTCGGCGGCCTGCCCCCGATCAGCCGACTGGCACCAACCTGA
- a CDS encoding rhamnulokinase — protein sequence MSLHAAVDFGASSGRVMLGAVGPGRLRLTEAARFRNGAVEVPGERGAALHWDVLGLWRESLAGLRQVGALARAAGEPVASVGVATWAVDYGLLAADGTLLGAPRSYRDARTDGVAERVHQRLPAVELYRRNGLQHLPFTTLYQLVAEQDGPLLAAARNLLLVPDLVGYWLSGHLGAEATNVSTTGLADVRTGRWAEDLVALAGIDAGLLPPVHDPGAVLGGLRPAVTASTGLDDARLVAVGSHDTASAVVGVPATDERFAYVACGTWALVGVELEAPVLGAESLAAGFTNERGVDDRIRYLHNVMGLWVLQGCLADWGLDSADLTALLAAAAELPAGGAVVDVDDPAFLPPGPMVTRVQQACEAAGQPVPVARPAVVRCVLDSLATAFARVVEDAVRLSGRDVDVVHVVGGGAQNALLCQLTADACGRPVLAGPVEATALGNVLVQARAAGAVTGALEDLRALVAATSDLVRYVPGG from the coding sequence GTGAGCCTGCACGCCGCGGTCGACTTCGGGGCGTCCAGCGGCCGGGTGATGCTGGGGGCGGTCGGGCCGGGCCGCCTACGGCTCACCGAGGCGGCCCGCTTCCGCAACGGCGCCGTCGAGGTGCCGGGGGAGCGGGGCGCCGCGCTGCACTGGGACGTGCTCGGGCTGTGGCGCGAGTCGCTGGCCGGGCTGCGCCAGGTGGGCGCCCTGGCCCGCGCGGCGGGGGAGCCGGTCGCCAGCGTCGGGGTGGCCACCTGGGCGGTCGACTACGGCCTGCTGGCCGCCGACGGCACGCTGCTGGGCGCGCCGCGCTCCTACCGGGACGCGCGCACCGACGGCGTGGCCGAGCGAGTGCACCAGCGGCTGCCCGCCGTCGAGCTCTACCGGCGCAACGGGCTGCAGCACCTGCCGTTCACCACGCTCTACCAGCTCGTCGCCGAGCAGGACGGGCCGCTGCTGGCCGCGGCCCGGAACCTGCTGCTGGTGCCCGACCTGGTCGGGTACTGGCTGTCCGGGCACCTCGGGGCGGAGGCCACCAACGTCTCCACCACCGGGCTGGCCGACGTGCGCACCGGCCGGTGGGCCGAGGACCTGGTCGCCCTGGCCGGGATCGACGCCGGCCTGCTGCCGCCGGTGCACGACCCGGGCGCGGTCCTCGGCGGGCTCCGCCCGGCCGTGACGGCGTCCACCGGGCTCGACGACGCCCGGCTGGTCGCGGTGGGCAGCCACGACACCGCGTCGGCGGTGGTGGGTGTGCCGGCCACCGACGAGCGGTTCGCCTACGTCGCCTGCGGCACCTGGGCGCTGGTCGGGGTGGAGCTGGAGGCCCCGGTGCTCGGCGCGGAGAGCCTGGCCGCCGGGTTCACCAACGAGCGGGGCGTCGACGACCGGATCCGGTACCTGCACAACGTCATGGGCCTGTGGGTGCTGCAGGGCTGCCTGGCCGACTGGGGGCTGGACAGCGCCGACCTGACCGCCCTGCTCGCCGCGGCCGCGGAGCTGCCCGCCGGTGGCGCCGTGGTCGACGTCGACGACCCGGCGTTCCTGCCGCCGGGCCCGATGGTGACCCGCGTGCAGCAGGCCTGCGAGGCGGCCGGGCAGCCGGTGCCGGTCGCCCGGCCGGCCGTCGTCCGGTGCGTGCTCGACAGCCTGGCCACCGCCTTCGCCCGGGTCGTGGAGGACGCCGTCCGGCTCTCCGGGCGGGACGTCGACGTGGTGCACGTCGTGGGCGGCGGGGCGCAGAACGCGCTGCTCTGCCAGCTAACCGCCGACGCGTGCGGCCGGCCGGTGCTGGCCGGCCCGGTGGAGGCGACCGCGCTGGGCAACGTGCTGGTGCAGGCCCGGGCCGCCGGGGCGGTCACCGGCGCGCTGGAGGACCTCCGCGCGCTGGTGGCCGCCACCAGCGACCTGGTGCGGTACGTCCCGGGCGGCTAG